From a single Ursus arctos isolate Adak ecotype North America unplaced genomic scaffold, UrsArc2.0 scaffold_34, whole genome shotgun sequence genomic region:
- the SELPLG gene encoding P-selectin glycoprotein ligand 1, whose translation MPLQVLLLILLGPGSSLQLGEIGGNGTKVAPDALLARRPRQVDEDQDVDSYDYPTEGTEPPEMLTDNPGSLALTPQLLAELATLGHGTPEPATLQVAPGDSAGLDVEGVAMRNLSMEVATQGIPVTRDPLTKEPATTLPPITEAPSTEGAPSTELATTEALSTEPAATEAPTTQPAVTEAPSMESTVMETLSMGPEATDALSTEPTATEALTMESTVMETLSTGPEATDALSTEPTATEALTMESTVMETLSTGPEATDALSTEPAATEAPSTDPATTKAPSTGPATIWRLTTVPLVTSDPHNSTTAAVGNLSDALTNQWKNRQRLSPQSSVAPNPTAAPDHIPVKQCLLAILILALVATTFLVCTVVLAVRLSRKNHMYPVRNYSPTEMVCISSLLPEGGDVPTATANGGLPNAKSQGLKAEPGEGRDGDDLTLQSFLP comes from the coding sequence ATGCCTCTGCAAGTCCTGCTTCTGATTTTGCTGGGCCCTGGCAGCAGCCTCCAGCTGGGGGAGATAGGGGGGAATGGAACCAAGGTGGCCCCAGATGCCCTGCTTGCCCGGCGCCCGAGACAAGTGGATGAGGACCAAGATGTGGACTCGTATGACTACCCTACGGAAGGCACAGAGCCCCCGGAAATGCTTACCGATAACCCCGGCTCTTTGGCCCTGACCCCTCAACTTCTGGCTGAGTTGGCAACATTGGGGCATGGAACTCCTGAGCCAGCCACTCTGCAGGTGGCCCCAGGGGACTCTGCTGGCCTGGACGTGGAAGGGGTGGCCATGCGGAATCTGAGCATGGAAGTGGCCACACAGGGGATTCCTGTCACACGGGACCCACTCACCAAAGAACCGGCCACGACATTACCTCCCATCACAGAGGCTCCATCCACAGAGGGGGCTCCATCCACAGAGCTGGCCACCACTGAGGCCCTGTCCACAGAGCCAGCAGCCACAGAGGCACCGACCACACAACCTGCAGTCACAGAGGCCCCATCCATGGAGTCTACTGTCATGGAGACTCTGTCCATGGGGCCAGAAGCCACGGATGCCCTGTCCACGGAGCCCACTGCCACAGAGGCCCTGACCATGGAGTCAACTGTCATGGAGACCCTGTCCACGGGGCCAGAAGCCACGGATGCCCTGTCCACGGAGCCCACTGCCACAGAGGCCCTGACCATGGAGTCTACTGTCATGGAGACCCTGTCCACGGGGCCAGAAGCCACAGACGCCCTGTCCACGGAGCCCGCTGCCACAGAGGCCCCGTCTACAGATCCAGCAACCACAAAGGCCCCATCCACAGGACCTGCCACCATATGGCGCCTAACCACGGTCCCTCTTGTGACCTCTGATCCTCACAACAGCACCACTGCGGCAGTAGGCAATTTGTCTGATGCCCTCACCAACCAATGGAAAAATAGGCAGCGTCTCTCCCCACAGAGCTCTGTGGCCCCCAACCCCACAGCAGCCCCGGACCACATCCCCGTGAAGCAGTGTCTGCTGGCCATCCTCATCCTGGCCCTGGTAGCCACGACTTTTCTTGTGTGCACAGTGGTGCTGGCTGTCCGCCTCTCCCGCAAGAATCATATGTACCCGGTGCGCAATTATTCCCCCACCGAGATGGTCTGCATCTCGTCCCTGCTGCCTGAGGGGGGCGACGTGCCCACTGCCACGGCCAATGGGGGCCTGCCCAATGCCAAGAGCCAGGGCCTAAAGGCGGAGCCTGGCGAGGGCCGAGATGGGGATGACCTCACCTTGCAGAGCTTCCTCCCGTAA